Part of the Ignavibacterium album JCM 16511 genome, TTTGCGAACTTTTTAAGAAGTGAAGGCATTTCTTCCGGTTTGTAAGCAACGAGTAAATCTATATGACTTACATCAGCAAAACTTTGCAACTGATCGATTGCACCAAGACGAAAAGTATCAATAGAAATAAGTCCTACATCAAGTTTGTGAATTATTTTGGCAATGAGTGCAAGCTTTGCAATTGTTGTTGTTTTCCCAACTCCTGTTGGACCGACCAAAGCAACAACTTTATTTTTCTTTGGTGTTACGTCAAAGTTTCTTGTAAGTATCAATGAGCTTAGACAAGTCTTAACATAATTTTCAACATTATCTGGTTGAAGAAAATTTTTATATCGTTTCATTTGATCCATCACTGATACGATTACGGATTTCTGAACTTCTTTATCAGCTAATTTGTGAAATACTGATTTAAGTTTTTTCTCAATCGTTTCTTCTGTTTCTTTAACTTTCTCTTCAACAGCTTTTCCATAAGCTTCTTTTATTCTTGCAGAATTTTTTCTGTAAACCGAGTCGGAAATCTTTGCAAGTTCTTCCAGAAATGTTTTATGAGCATTGCTTGTATGCTTTTTATTATTATCAGCCGGAAGCTCATCTATTCCAGCAGTTATTTCATAAAGTTTAAGAGATGGATTTTTTCTGTCGTTCACAACTCTTGTGCTTAGAATAACTGCTTCATAACCAAGTTCGTTTTTCATTTGCCTGGTTGCTTCACTAAGAGATTGCGCTGTAAATTTTTTAACCTGCATTGTTTATCTCCAGATTGTCTAAAAATTCAATTTCAACATTTGATGGAAGTTCGGTGTAAGACAAAACTACAAAATCAGGGAAAGATGAATTTATCAAACGATAAAAGTAAGGACGAATTGTTGCAGAAGTAATTAGTATCGGTTGATAACCGAGTGAGTTAAATTTCTCGTAAAGATTTTCAAGTGCAACTTTTAATTCACCAAGCATCTGAGGTGTAAGTCCCAAAGTTTGAGTTGCTTCTTTCTGATTTTGCAATGACCGTGTAATATATTGTTCAAGGCTTTCACCAATCGCCGCTGCGTGAATAACTCCATTGGAATCTTTATAAA contains:
- the flhF gene encoding flagellar biosynthesis protein FlhF, which encodes MQVKKFTAQSLSEATRQMKNELGYEAVILSTRVVNDRKNPSLKLYEITAGIDELPADNNKKHTSNAHKTFLEELAKISDSVYRKNSARIKEAYGKAVEEKVKETEETIEKKLKSVFHKLADKEVQKSVIVSVMDQMKRYKNFLQPDNVENYVKTCLSSLILTRNFDVTPKKNKVVALVGPTGVGKTTTIAKLALIAKIIHKLDVGLISIDTFRLGAIDQLQSFADVSHIDLLVAYKPEEMPSLLKKFAKKDIVFIDTVGRSQNKSEQLKLNQDFLSAIKVDETLLVLNSSASYRTLVDVATKFKAFNYSGFIFSKIDEAPVHGNIVNLITKTGVPVSFITNGQVIPDDILAADSENIANLILNSSL